Genomic DNA from Candidozyma auris chromosome 1, complete sequence:
TGCCGACTTGACTCCACTTCAGAGAGCATTCTATGCCAGTGTTGTTCAAGGCGGTGCCAAGAATGCTGTTATTGAGCTACATGCCAAAGAACTACTCATTAAGAACCACCCCGAGCAGTTTACTAGGCCAGAACATCTCGACCATGTTACGAATGTGTTGTACGGTCCCTCTATCGTTGATGtcgaagaggaagaaaaagagcaacAGGGAAGAAAACTACGAAAAAATAGAAAACAGCGATTTTCAAAACGTGATATGAGGTTGTTCGAGACTAATGCCGATTTGATCGAACCCGTTAGCGAcgaagattttgatgacgaagaaatTGAGTCCGACCACAATAAGGCTAATGAAAAGGTTATTCCACACAGGTTGGTAAGCAACCAGACACTCACGGGGGAGgatcttcagaaagaaatcGAACGACAGACTTTGGAGCTTGAACAGACCTTGATGCTGGGCATGATGGAAGATGGGGTGCAGACCGTGGGCTCAAATGGTCCCCTTCTCAGGTTCGTTCCTAAGGATCAAGAGGTCAGGGAGGTTAGAACTGATTCACTGGACTGGCCCCAAAATCAGATCCAAAATGGAGAAACCAATCAGACCACTCCTAACGGCAGCCATTTCAACAACAGTAGTCACATCAACGGTCGTCTGCAACCAAATGGTAACACGAACGGTCATTTGCACGAAAAAATTTACAACACTCTCGAGGAAGTCATCACGAACGTTCGGACATCGTCTTCAGTCAATGGAAATGGCATATCGAAATATGAAAGCAAGAACAggacaaaagaagatccaAAGAGTTCCGCAGATCCTGTTAAACCAAAAAAGAGGAGACTGCCCAGAAAGACGAAGGTTATCAAAAACGCCACGCCCTCAGACAGTGAGTCAGACATCGAGATTATTGAGATCAAAGACGATTCTGATTTGacagaagatgaaaaaagaaggatgtTTGCTGAAGAGGCGGTAGCAATCGCTAGAAAGCATGCGATcaatcttcatcttcaaaatcttgtCATGCAACTAAGAAAGGTGTGTGGGTCGCACTACACATTTTACAACCCATACTACTTCGACATCGACTTGGAGAATCCCGACGATGATATCGTGAGTGAATATCTGCAGTTGATAGTGAAGCATTCTGGCAAAATCCAGTTGCTCAAACAACTCTTGGATCGTCTCATACCAGAGGGTCACAAAGTATTGATATTTTCACAATTTCAGATCATGCTTGATGTTCTTGGGAATGTATTGCACGAAAAAGGCATCGCTTTTAACAGACTTGATGGACAGACAAAACAAGACGAGAGGGAGGAGGCAATGATGGAGTTCAGGGAAGATGCAGAGGACTCCAGTAAGGTGTTTTTGCTATCCACGAGAGCTGGAGGGTTAGGATTGAATTTGATAAGCGCAGATACAGTAATTCTCTTTGATAGTGACTGGAATCCTCAGATGGACCTTCAAGCCATTGACCGTGTTCACAGAATTGGACAGACCAAACCAGTCAAAATCTTCCGACTTGTGGTCAGAAACTCCATCGAAGAGTTATTGGTCGTGAAGAGTTTCAGCAAGAGACTATTGGAAAGAATGGTGATTGAGCTGGGAGAATTCCAGCTTGGCAGagttgcaaagaagttggctgaagaggaaattgaTTTGGAGCGGTTCACATCCATAAAAGATGTTCTCGACATTGGTAGTCGATTGGACCTCTACGGTGCACACGAACAGGAGTTTACCATGCTGAAGTCAAGCACCCTTCTACTAGCACCTCCACCTACTTCGAAGCCACTCACACCAGATGAAATGGACGAGCTTATGGACAGAAGCAAAGAGTGTTACGCAAAGGACCCTCTTGTAACAAAGTTTCCCAACGTCACTGCATTCCAGTCCACCAACAGCgtcgaggaggaagagaaggatgaGTAAAAATCTAGAAGCACCGCGTCACGTTGACTCCTTGAGCAATAGAATGGAGCCTAGCTGAGTAGATCATCATGCACCTCAAATGAAAGCCTCTTTTGCTTCGATCTGATCTCTTGATTGCTCGCCTCTACCAACTCAGATAGGCCGCTGAGCTGCTCAGCAATGCAACTCATCTAACACATGACCTGTGCATATGACGACTCTTGAAAGAATCTCTCACAAGTATTTCAAAACGTTTCCGTGAGCAAGCGTGAAGTTGGCTATTGGGCTTTTTAGGTACTGGCATTCTCAGCgcgttttgcagccacacTCTCATTGCTATCGTATCGCGCTCATATACATACCTTGCATTATCAGCAGTTTTCTGACCCCAGATTTTCTTACCGCCTGCTTACACCCCTTCACAAACCACACCAAGGGATGAGATTCCATATCTTGTGGCCGGCATTTCTCGCCACCTCCAGTGCCCTTCAGATTCCGCCGTTGGCTTCTCGGCCCGAGCTTCAGAGCGTGCTTCTAGTTGACCCCAAGCAGCAGCTCGATGAACTCTCCAGTACTCCCGAGTTCGAGAAATGGGTCTCTGACCAGTCAGTTCGGTCCTTCTCGTATATTTTAGAGAACATCGGTGGTGTGTCGCAAACTCTAGACCCTGAGAAAGTGCATCCAGGGACGGTGATTGCATCACCTCTGAAAGTAAGGCCAAACTACTTTTACAACTGGATCAGAGACTCGGCCT
This window encodes:
- a CDS encoding putative ATPase, which gives rise to MTDTDGSDEKLSDFLKEDSVTSEQREFNELSNKAKLERLNRLIQQTEIYSQIILDNMLEKSLEKQKEQKRQNKLKKRELRRKKREKYEEKKKLAAEMGEPEPAPPSESESDLSDDEEIADDEASREHAEVEKNATDSEKEDFKPESDSDLEVVEVSKVSRKRKGKAPKRSSKRLQKEKPKKKTRERELVKPKQESSEKTRETRKALESAQTAHNQAQPSLVSECTMKDYQLDGLEWLVTLYENGLNGILADEMGLGKTLQCISLICYLIEHKVKGPFLIVAPFSTVNNWCREFAAFAPEVEVIKYTGVKEDRQEIKFSRKLRQAVVVTSYELAIKDFRKISRISWGYLTVDEGHRLKNFECLLIQKLKRLDAANRLLLTGTPLQNNLNELWSLLNFILPDIFSDLELFQSWFNFEEFASEGKTEQDKLIQEDVKQKLVKSLHSILKPFLLRRLKKNVIKDLPPKKEYIVYADLTPLQRAFYASVVQGGAKNAVIELHAKELLIKNHPEQFTRPEHLDHVTNVLYGPSIVDVEEEEKEQQGRKLRKNRKQRFSKRDMRLFETNADLIEPVSDEDFDDEEIESDHNKANEKVIPHRLVSNQTLTGEDLQKEIERQTLELEQTLMSGMMEDGVQTVGSNGPLLRFVPKDQEVREVRTDSSDWPQNQIQNGETNQTTPNGSHFNNSSHINGRSQPNGNTNGHLHEKIYNTLEEVITNVRTSSSVNGNGISKYESKNRTKEDPKSSADPVKPKKRRSPRKTKVIKNATPSDSESDIEIIEIKDDSDLTEDEKRRMFAEEAVAIARKHAINLHLQNLVMQLRKVCGSHYTFYNPYYFDIDLENPDDDIVSEYSQLIVKHSGKIQLLKQLLDRLIPEGHKVLIFSQFQIMLDVLGNVLHEKGIAFNRLDGQTKQDEREEAMMEFREDAEDSSKVFLLSTRAGGLGLNLISADTVILFDSDWNPQMDLQAIDRVHRIGQTKPVKIFRLVVRNSIEELLVVKSFSKRLLERMVIESGEFQLGRVAKKLAEEEIDLERFTSIKDVLDIGSRLDLYGAHEQEFTMSKSSTLLLAPPPTSKPLTPDEMDELMDRSKECYAKDPLVTKFPNVTAFQSTNSVEEEEKDE